Within Aspergillus oryzae RIB40 DNA, chromosome 2, the genomic segment AAGAGTATCCAATCAGCAGCAGCTATAAGACGGTGGCGCGGTTGGAACGAGGCGGAAAATTCCCATCCATTGGCGCTATGAGCGGATGGGCACATGGTTCGGTGCAGTCCCTCAGGGTTGATGGCCGACAGTGGACGGATGATGTCTTTTACATCTCGAATGTAGCGGGCCATGCCTTAGCTTCTCACAGCTGTGATCAGGGTAAGGACGGACGATACAATGCATGTCACGCCGAAAAGCAGTTGATAGCATACTTCATCGATCGCCATGTTTTCCTTCCACGCGACGCTGACCCGGACTCGGAACTGGAAAAAAGGATCGAATGTATagaggatgagcttcaggAATTCCTGTCTGGCACTGAAATAGGCCGCAAGGTGGCGTCcctgagaaagagaaaggaggatcTAAAACATCAGATATTTGATGGGGACGAAAAGCTCGTCGGCAAGCATGATGAGATCAAGGCACTAAATTTGGAGCTCAAATCTGTTGAAACAGCCCTAAATCTGCTAATCGCTGACTCCCAAGCACGACCACTCTTAAAGCTAGAAAGCCAACTAAAGGTTCTGAATAAGCGACTAGACAGACATGCTGACCTGACTGAGATGGCTAGTGCGCCACCACCGGCTTCATTGGTCGAGGCGGTCATATTGATCAGCTCACGTCCTTGTCAAGACTGCATTGTGTTCACGGACAAAGTCAATAAACGCTTTGGGCTATCCATACAGTTATTCGCGGCACTTTGACTTGGATTACAGTTAAGGAGATGTCCCTATATGGTAGGAAACCAAGCGTTGTACACCCGCCGGCATCATGAGTGAGGTGTGATTCTTATGACTCTGTTCGGTTTAGTCTGTGGAGCTCTGGTCCGTGTCAGATATGTACGTCAAAACTAGACAGCAAGCGCGAGAGACAATTGGGATAACCAATCGAAGTTTGGTCAATAACAAATGTTGATATCTAACAGTCCAAATTGTATCATTCTGTGTCTCTCTGTACAGGGAACGTAAAACGCAAGCGCATAAGCTCTTAGCTAGAGCTCTTGTTTGCTGAGTATgatccatcctcatcgtGGCCTTTCCTTGGTCACCCTATATCAAAAGGCCTCCAATTCATAGCTCGCATACATAAACGGCCCCGCGCCCTTAACATCATTCTGCACCACGGGAACAGATATGTAATACTGCATACAGTTAGTAAAGCCTTGGTGCAATGATATGGTGCTCAGTAAACATCAGGGCTTACCTCGAAGCTCCCGTTGCTGCTTAGACTTCCCACCTCCACCGTTCCCTCCCAGTTCAACGTCCCGTTGTCATTTTTACTCACGAACCTGTCGACAAGCAGCTTATACCCCTTGTCGGCCACCTGAGAATATTCACTTTCCTCTAGGAATCCGTTCCGAATACCCTTTAAGAATCCATATGTGAACATGGCAGACCCACTACTCTCAATGTAGTTCCTGGGGTCGCTCGGGTATTGATCGTTCATGATCAAATACCACCCACCACTTTCATCCTGAGCTTGTTTAAGCGCTTGCGCTAGTTTCTGGAATCGGCTCAAGTTGGTCTCCCAGCCTGGGTGGGATTTGGGAAAGTaatccaggatatccagaaggGACATGAAATACCAGCCCAGGGCGCGATTCCAGACGAGTGGAGCAGCACCTGTTTCAGGATCTGCAAGCTTTTGTTACTTTCTTGTTTGATCAAACTTGAGGATAATGGAAGGGGATGAAACAGCGATTTGTGAGATGTAGATGACATACCAGCCCAAACAGCAGCTTTACTGTAATCAAATCCATGGACAAGCAGCCCATCCTCACGCAAGCAATGCTCCTCGATCAAGTCAAACTGGAGCATAATATCATCCCACGCAGTGCTGTTATCTGCATCGAACCATGCAGTGTACAGCGCGTAGAAATTAGTCGACATGTAAATCCCATCCAGCCACATCTGGTTGGGATAGGTAGGATCACGATGCCATAGCCCACCTCCCTCATTGCGGGGCGTTATATCAATCTGTCGGCGGAGAGTATCGGCTCCTAGCTTGAACTTCTCCTGACCAGTGGCGGCCCAAGCAGCCAGGAAGTTTGTACCGATCCGTAGATCGTCAAGGGAGATTTTGTCGGTGAGGTTATAGTCGATCAATTCGCCTGAATCGCTCACGACGCCCGAGAGTTGAGACTCAATGAAGTCTAGATATTCGGCgttgttggttttgttgtGAGCGAGTTCAATGCCACGATAGAGTACACCGTAAGCGTAGTTCCGGGATACGGGCACCGATTTGGACAACCAAGATGAAGCCATCCATTCTGTGTAGTTGTTGCTGGACGCCAGTGTTGTACCTGCCGTCGCGGCGAGGAGGGCTATAGATGATCGCATCTTGAGGAGAGGTGATTAGACTAGTATGATAGCTAATCCTGCTCTTTCTGTCATCAGTAGCTGTCTATGTACTTTACATCTTTTATATACCCTAGCCTCGGGTATCTCTACCCCATACAGGAGCTCTTCAGCCAAGAAACGGATGAATTatcgcctcctcctcccgcAGAAAACCCCACGAATAACACCCCGCAACTTTAAATTTAGCTGCAGATAAGCCACGATAGCATGATGGTAAATGGTGGAATTTTCCGcttctgtcttcttttcccagtCTTCGTTGTTTACATTAATATTAGCCAAGGAAATTGGAATTGTGCCTAAGGATTTAGGAGCCCCGTATGAGTGGCGCAGTACTCCGCCAAGCAGTAACAATCTAGACCATACAGTTTGCTCTAAGGTGGTATGTTTAAAATTGATCGGATTTCTTAGTGAGATATATGACACTACTATACTCTGTGCTATAACCTAATTGTATACCTTGGCGTGCAGACCAGGGATTATCTCAAGATCCTTCGGCTGATAAGTGTACTTCCCATCCTCTGAAATCTTCGCATCCCGTGTGCGTCTTTGCTGCTGAGTCTGTCTGACCTTGACCCATTGCTCAGTGGTCAAATGCTGACCCAGTTCCGTGAAGACATTCTGCGTAAGCCCAAGTCGGTTGAGCAGGGGGCTGTTTTGAATCGGGTCCAGCACAACATGGTTATTCGGCCTACATAAGGAGTAAGTATTTGTTATGCTCCGACCCTCAATAACAAACTCACCGTGCAAAGTACAATACTCCTAATCGATCCACATGAGCCTGGTCAGCTGGTGGCACATGTACACGATGAATGCTTGACTTGATTAGACCACCCGTAAGAGCAGTCAAGGCATCACAGGTATTGACCGTGATGGTTCCATCTTGTGGACGCACCCATTTCCACTGACCCTGGGAATTGAGGATTTGCAATGCCGCAACTGGTTGGCGAAAGAGTAGAGTGACTGTCCCCAGATCCGTATGTCCAGGTACGTACATACCGCCCACTATCTTGTTCTCTTCGGCCCCGCGGGCTGCGTAGTGCATGTACCGAAGATGGTCCTCGCCTTTCACATCGTATTGATGGTCCTTGACAAGTTGGTCCTCGTCGGGAAGTTCAAGGAGGATGGCGAACAGACGGAGAAGCTTCTCTACTACTTCTGTGTGGCATTTCTGTATTCATCATTACTATGGGGGTGGTCAGGTGCGGTATAAACTGGTAGTACATACCCGACTAAATGCctcaatctcttccagaTGATCCCCGAGAATTGGCGGCTGCTGGCGTTGGTGATAGCCGTCGAACTTTGGAATATTGTAAACCTGTACATTGTCTTTGACTCCGTTTCCAAGACTCCCGAGGTTAGTCTATTTTCTGAGCAGCTGTAGTAGAGGTCTTACGCCCGGTGTCCCGCAGGTCTATATCCGTTATATTCCCCCTTTTCGAGGTCAGAGGCGCTGTGGTacttgagcttttcttctagAGGAAGTGCATAGAACTCGCGACCGAGGGCAAATTGGCGATCGATTTCATCTTGGCTGATGTTGAAGTTTTTGACATAGAAGAAACCTATTTCCAACAATATTAGACAACGCGATACATGTGGATCAGGATACTCACCCACGTGCCGCACAGCGTGATCCAATTGCTTCACaaggtcttcttttcctccaggTTGGTCATATTGGCTGAGGTCAAGGGTGACGAGCTCAGCCCAGTCAACTGTGTCATCAGTTTCATTGGACGACTAAAGTGGGTGAGTATTGTTACTCAcggttctccttcgtcaCTGGAACGTGATCATATCTATCAATGAGCTTGGCAGGCATATTGAATAAAAGAGTCTTGATTATTGAAGAGCACCTGTGAGAAGACAAGATGGCGACAAGAATACAAGCAATAGGCCACCCTGAAGATGAACGCTATATAACACTTCAACCCCGCATTATGCGCCTTCCGATGATTACCAATAATGTGAGAAAGCACGCAAGCTTTACCACGCGTCTCGAGTCGGGCGTTGGTGCTACAAGTCCCCATCATTGGCTTACGGAAGTAATAACGACTCAATAAAGTGATGTTATGCCGGGGCTGGGGCACGCCATCCGCACTACATATTTGCCGTCTTCAAGCCAAGTTAACCAACCATGTCAGGTCTTGCTTATCTCATTAGAATATTGCTAATACGTGTATAGTAAGGCCATCCTGCAATACACAGACATCTGACCTCCCTCCATCTCAAACAGCATTCATACGCTCACACGATGTCCGTCCGATTTACTTACCGGCCCAGAAGCGCAGGAACGcctccttcttgttcttgggagGCTCCAGCTCCGACCGACGAGTTTCAGCGAGGGGCAGCCCATCATTTCCGACATTTGTGACAGCATTTTGCGACTTGCCCAGGAAGTAATTGTGCTGAAACAGCGAAGCGATAAGAGGGATAAACGCGAGTCCCAGCGCAGTAGCCAGACAATAATATAACGCGTGCCGATATGCCAGCACCGCTCCCACACGCATCGGATCATCAAAGCCGTATAACTTCCGAATAGACGTGGGACTACCAAACAGCTTTTTCACATCGGCTTCGGTGGCATTGGATGGCAAGTACTTTCGCAACTGCTTCGGCATCTGATCTGCCCAGATCACAGCAACAATCGCCGATCCAATAGCTCTACCAATTTTCGACCATAATGCTAACAGTGAAATAGCCAGCGCGACATCCTGATGCGGGACGGATGCTTGCGACGCAACGCGCGATCCGACCACAGACATAGAACCACCGAATCCGACGAggatcatcgccatcaccatggctCCGGTGTTGGCAGTTGCCATGTTCCCATCCAAGATGATTCCCATACCGATTATTTTGATCACTAGACCGGCGATCTGAATGGCTTTGTACCGATGTGTCCATCGTTGTAGGAGGCCGACAAAAGGTCCGGCAATGCAGAGGGCGAGGGTGAGGGTATTGCCGTAGTAGACCCAGTTCTGGTAGCTCCAGGGCTTAGCAATGTAGACATATGAGTCCCAGTAGAGACCGCGAACACTTCCGGCAACTGATGTTGTGCGCAATAGCTCAGTAATAATGAATAAGCGAAATAGCAGGGTGGGAAGAACTCACGCATGTAGAAGCTATCGATAATGATGGCCATTGTGAAAGTTTTATTGAATACCAGTCGACGAGGTGCACTAGGTACGGGGGCCCATTTCACCTCGTAGATAACATAGGCGATCAGGAGGAGGCCACCAACGATCATCATGGCGATAAGGGATTGGTTCCGCCATCCACCATCGGCGTAGGTCTTAAGAGAAAATGGTAGTAGCAAGAGCGACCAGCCGAACCCCAGCAAGACCAGGCCCAATGCATCAATTTCGTCCAGGATGCGCCTGGCAGACCGCATCCAAGGCTCTGAAGGCCCAGCCGCTCGTGCTGAGACCGTACCATGGGGTATGTCACGGCCCTCTCTCTCAGAAAGATTCCCAGCGGCTCGACGGGCGGCATTAGAGGAGGCGATGTTCACGATGCcgttcttcttggctttgcgaTCGAGGTAGATGAGTGTGGCGACGGCTGGTCCGAGGGCGACGGGCATAATGATGGCAAACATGCCGTATCCCCAGCGCCACTGCCCTTTACTATCAATGGCATCCACAATCTTACCCGCAAACCAGGTATTAATTATGAAGGGTGTGGAGAGCATGGAGCTCGCGAATCCGCGCCATTCGAGCGGCGTCAGGTCGGCGACGATGATGTCGTTGGTCAAGTCAAGCCCGGAGCTCCCGATGGCGACAAAGACTTCTCCAACGACGTAGCCGGCGATGGTCCTACAGGTGGCAACAATGATATACCCGAGTACATAAAAGAACAGGACCAACGTGTATGTGTATGGACGGGATGTGATGTCGGAGATCTTCGCGATAAAGGGTTTGCTCACTGCACTGATGATACTTGTTGCAATTGATAGAGTGGAGAGCACCGAGCTGTGCTGTTTAAAATACGAGGAGGCATCGACTGAGTAGTAGGACGTAGTAGACGAGTCGAGCGAGTAGGCCCACGCACAGACGAGCACTGATACTCCGATGAGccacaatgtcttccgatCCGACTTGGCTTCGCGATAGACGGCTTCCATTCGAGTGACTCCCTGCGACTGTTGGGGATCCCCAATTGTGGGCTTCAAAGTGAGCTCATAATTTTTGTCAAGCCCTGTGACCTGGGTGATTTGATCGCTCGGTGACATGATGGGATTTTGGTAGCTTTGAAGTCCTCATAAAACGATGGACAGGGTATATATTTCTGGCGAGTGAGTACACGTTTGGCCTTGGACCAGAAATTGATTGAGCAAGGAACcattttttccctcctcaGTCATTTATATTTTCAATCTGATAAGATCCTGTGGTACGATCTTTTGTATTAACTTTACTAattatttttcctttgcaaTAAGTAGTTCCTAGATTCCCAACTTTCTGGCCTTCCCGTCTCACCGTAGATGGAGACTGGACCGCGTCGCACCACCGTACTTGAACAAGCATAGGACTAGGTCCAGCAAATCAAGGACATGTGGAGATGTCAGCACGGTTGATACCAATCATCATTCCTACTCTCTCTAATATGCTAACGCTGGGTGCCTTTGGAAATGCTTAGGTCATGGGATCCATATTCTACTTTTGGTTACTGACCTCTTGGCTCCCGGCCAGAGCAGCCAATTAGGAGCTGATCCGAGGGAATCTAATCTAATCAGATGCGTCGGAATCTGTCCGACATGAGTAAATGTGAACTGACCATGGTGCTGTCCCTAGTTGCGCTATATCTGTTACTATGTCAATTACTAAGGGTTTGTCGCGTGCTTCCCGACCAGGAAATGTCTCTGCCTACTTAGTCATGTCCTGTCCGATGCGCCTAAACCGGGCTATGCATTTGCCCTAGGCTGTAGACACTTTGCACCCGAATCTCTGGACTTAACGTTCTCATCTAGCCACCATATCTGTttagagaaaagaatcaaCAGGATAGTGTGGAAGCACACCAAGAGCTAATTACGAACGGGTCGATATGTTTATGTTGATTTTGAGAATAACCAACCGTGGTTGCCGACCTACGGTGACATGCCCCAAAACACTACAGCGACCGAGTTGACAATGAGAGACAAGGACTAAACCAAATCCTTCATATCTAGATAGGTGTCCCGTCAAGGAATAAAACCTGACTACAATCCGGTGTCCACTTTTGCCCCCATTCTGATTTTCCAGGACATCAACACTTTGACTAAGCCAACAGGCGACCCTTCGTGGATACAGTACGGTCTTAAGTCAATGATTTGGAGCATATATGGTTATCACATATAGCAAGAAGTCGCTGAGAGTATTGGCGTACGGTATAAGATCAAAGCCGATCGCTAACTTTCCCGACGTTCTCATCCAGGCTTCCTCGGGCCGAGTGAAGGCCAGTGACAGGGTAAGTACTCCATCTATAACTACTCCGAGGTTCCCTGTCCATTCTGGCAACATGTCTCATTTGATGCTCGCTAGATAGACCCACCAGTATTAAAACTTGACGACAAACTTGAAAGCCACCACGAATCAGCGGACACCGTTATTGACTGTGGAACGCGAAATGAGACGGGACCCCTAACAGGAAGGGGTCTTTGGACCACCGAGAGCAGATCATACCGAATGAAGGAGACTTCATTTCACCTCTCTTTGGTCAGCAAATAATTATTGTGGTCGTGGATGGACAGAGAACGAACACTTCTGTACATTGGCAAGGGGCTCAATGGTCAATCCTCCTTGACAAAACAACCCTGGTGGTCACAAATAACCAGTATGTCAAAACCTACAAAGAGCCCGTGTTGAACACGTTCGGGATACACCATATGTTTGAGATATATACCGGCAGCTAATCGTCAGATCAATTGCCGAATCCCAGCCGTGTTTTGTTGAAGGCGGAGACGCGTCTGGATCGCGGAGAAAATCATGGAGTGCGGGGAAATGGCGGATTCTTCTCCACTCAAACTTGCACGGGACGTATAAATGCCGATCTCCAATGCTTTCGACCTGCTCGATCCAAAGTATCGCCGAGGCATCTAGAGGTCCTGTATTTTACAGTCTTACCCCGGTATTTGGTGCTTATTTTCCATCCTTCACTTTTGCCGTTTGTGGGGTCCCGACTCAGGGGTATTATTATCTGATACTTCACTTCTAGATGAAATCATCCCCTGGGTACAGGACGGCAAAAACTTATAAAATCAAGCATGTAGCTCGGGAAATGTCAATCGCAATGTAGCATTATTCTTCCATGCTTGTCATGCAACTCTTATTGCCTTTTCTAGCTTCAACCGcagctgcggctgctgctATAGattcaacttcctcttctaatGGCTCCGACCACCATGGCTCCTCATTCCAGGCTGAATGTGAATCATTCAAAGCAAAGATCAACGTAACTAATGCGAATGTTCATTCGGTAACCTATGTCCCGGCCGGTGtcaacatctccatggcCGATAATCCGTCCATTTGCGGCGGAGATGAGGACCCAATAACCAGCACATTTGCATTCTGTCGCATTGCCCTCAATGTAACGACCTCCAGCAAGAGTCAAATCTTCATGGAAGCCTGGCTGCCCAGCAACTACTCCGGTCGGTTTTTGAGCACAGGAAATGGCGGTCTTGGTGGCTGTATGTGACCTTTTTGCCTTGACCAGTTCCACCTTAACTAAACCATGACGTATAGGTGTCAAGTATGATGACATGGCCTATGCCGCTGGGTATGGATTTGCCACGGTTGGCACAAATAACGGACACTTTGGTAACAATGGTGTCTCCTTCTATCAAAACACCGAGGTGGTTGAGGATTTTGCTTACCGTGCCCTCCATACCGGCGTCGTTGTCGGGAAAGAATTGACGAAAAACTTCTATCCTCAAGGCTATAACAAGTCATACTACCTCGGTTGCTCGACTGGAGGACGACAGGGATGGAAGTCCGTCCAGACGTTCCCAGACGACTTTGACGGTGTTGTGGCTGGTGCACCTGCTTTCAATTTCATTAATCTGACCAGCTGGGGTGCCCGATTCCTCACCCTCACGGGCGACTCCAGCGCAGAGACATTCGTGACAGAAACACAATGGACTGCGGTACACAATGAGATCATCAGACAATGTGATTCCCTCGACGGCGCGAAGGACGGCATCATTGAGGATCCAGATCTTTGTCAGCCGATCATTGAAGCTCTGCTATGCAATGCGACCCAATCCTCCACATCCGGCACGTGTCTCACTGGAGCGCAGGTCAAGACAGTCAATGGTGTCTTCAGTGCAACCTATGGGCTGAATGGCTCGTTCCTCTATCCGCGGATGCAGCCCGGATCCGAGCTAGCAGCCTACTCCAGTTACTACAGCGGGACACCTTTCGCTTATGCCGAAGATTGGTATCGCTACGTGGTATTCAACAATACCAACTGGGACGTAGCAACCTGGACCGTGCAAGACGCCGCCATTGCCAACGCTCAGGACCCGTATCAAATCTCCACCTGGAACGGcgatctctctcccttccagaagaaaggcGGCAAGGTCCTTCATTACCACGGCATGGAAGATGCGATCATTTCCTCCGAGAGCTCT encodes:
- a CDS encoding glycoside hydrolase family 88/105 protein (predicted unsaturated glucuronyl hydrolase involved in regulation of bacterial surface properties, and related proteins), with the protein product MRSSIALLAATAGTTLASSNNYTEWMASSWLSKSVPVSRNYAYGVLYRGIELAHNKTNNAEYLDFIESQLSGVVSDSGELIDYNLTDKISLDDLRIGTNFLAAWAATGQEKFKLGADTLRRQIDITPRNEGGGLWHRDPTYPNQMWLDGIYMSTNFYALYTAWFDADNSTAWDDIMLQFDLIEEHCLREDGLLVHGFDYSKAAVWADPETGAAPLVWNRALGWYFMSLLDILDYFPKSHPGWETNLSRFQKLAQALKQAQDESGGWYLIMNDQYPSDPRNYIESSGSAMFTYGFLKGIRNGFLEESEYSQVADKGYKLLVDRFVSKNDNGTLNWEGTVEVGSLSSNGSFEVSPDVY
- a CDS encoding uncharacterized protein (predicted transporter (major facilitator superfamily)), which produces MSPSDQITQVTGLDKNYELTLKPTIGDPQQSQGVTRMEAVYREAKSDRKTLWLIGVSVLVCAWAYSLDSSTTSYYSVDASSYFKQHSSVLSTLSIATSIISAVSKPFIAKISDITSRPYTYTLVLFFYVLGYIIVATCRTIAGYVVGEVFVAIGSSGLDLTNDIIVADLTPLEWRGFASSMLSTPFIINTWFAGKIVDAIDSKGQWRWGYGMFAIIMPVALGPAVATLIYLDRKAKKNGIVNIASSNAARRAAGNLSEREGRDIPHGTVSARAAGPSEPWMRSARRILDEIDALGLVLLGFGWSLLLLPFSLKTYADGGWRNQSLIAMMIVGGLLLIAYVIYEVKWAPVPSAPRRLVFNKTFTMAIIIDSFYMLAGSVRGLYWDSYVYIAKPWSYQNWVYYGNTLTLALCIAGPFVGLLQRWTHRYKAIQIAGLVIKIIGMGIILDGNMATANTGAMVMAMILVGFGGSMSVVGSRVASQASVPHQDVALAISLLALWSKIGRAIGSAIVAVIWADQMPKQLRKYLPSNATEADVKKLFGSPTSIRKLYGFDDPMRVGAVLAYRHALYYCLATALGLAFIPLIASLFQHNYFLGKSQNAVTNVGNDGLPLAETRRSELEPPKNKKEAFLRFWAGK
- the faeB-1 gene encoding putative feruloyl esterase (predicted protein) produces the protein MLVMQLLLPFLASTAAAAAAIDSTSSSNGSDHHGSSFQAECESFKAKINVTNANVHSVTYVPAGVNISMADNPSICGGDEDPITSTFAFCRIALNVTTSSKSQIFMEAWLPSNYSGRFLSTGNGGLGGCVKYDDMAYAAGYGFATVGTNNGHFGNNGVSFYQNTEVVEDFAYRALHTGVVVGKELTKNFYPQGYNKSYYLGCSTGGRQGWKSVQTFPDDFDGVVAGAPAFNFINLTSWGARFLTLTGDSSAETFVTETQWTAVHNEIIRQCDSLDGAKDGIIEDPDLCQPIIEALLCNATQSSTSGTCLTGAQVKTVNGVFSATYGLNGSFLYPRMQPGSELAAYSSYYSGTPFAYAEDWYRYVVFNNTNWDVATWTVQDAAIANAQDPYQISTWNGDLSPFQKKGGKVLHYHGMEDAIISSESSKVYYKHVADTMNLSPSELDSFYRFFPISGMAHCANADGPSAIGQGTGTFAGNNPQDNVLLAMVQWVEEGVAPDFVRGAKLNGSTVEYRRKHCKYPKRNRYVGPGSYTDENAWECV
- a CDS encoding uncharacterized protein (iron/ascorbate family oxidoreductases), whose amino-acid sequence is MPAKLIDRYDHVPVTKENLDWAELVTLDLSQYDQPGGKEDLVKQLDHAVRHVGFFYVKNFNISQDEIDRQFALGREFYALPLEEKLKYHSASDLEKGEYNGYRPAGHRALGNGVKDNVQVYNIPKFDGYHQRQQPPILGDHLEEIEAFSRKCHTEVVEKLLRLFAILLELPDEDQLVKDHQYDVKGEDHLRYMHYAARGAEENKIVGGMYVPGHTDLGTVTLLFRQPVAALQILNSQGQWKWVRPQDGTITVNTCDALTALTGGLIKSSIHRVHVPPADQAHVDRLGVLYFARPNNHVVLDPIQNSPLLNRLGLTQNVFTELGQHLTTEQWVKVRQTQQQRRTRDAKISEDGKYTYQPKDLEIIPGLHAKVYN